The Knoellia sp. S7-12 region AGGGTCACGGGGGTCGCGTCCTGCAGGTGTGTGCGGCCGACCATGACGACGTCCCTGTATGCCGTGGCCTTGTCCGCGAGGACGCCGCGCAGCTCTGCGACCGCTGGCTCCAGGCGCTCGACGAACTCGAGGACGACCGCGATGTGCATGGCCGTCGGGAAGGTGTCGTTGCTCGACTGGCCACGGTTGACGTGGTCGTTGGGGTGGACGGGCGTCTTGGATCCGCGGATCCCGCCGGCGAGTTCGATGGCGCGGTTCGACACGACCTCGTTGGCGTTCATGTTGGACTGCGTGCCGGACCCGGTCTGGAAGACGACGAGGGGGAACTGGGCATCGAGCGATCCAGAGATGACGTCGTCCGCAGCCTGTTCGATCAGCGCGGCCACATCGGCGGGCAGCTCACCCAGCTCGCCATTCGCCTGTGCCGCAGCCTTTTTGAGGATGCCAAGCGCCCGGATCATTGGTCGCCCCCACACAAACGTGTCGCGTCCGATGTCGAAGTTCTCGATGCTGCGCTGCGTCTGCGCGCCCCAATAGGCCTGTGCAGGAACGTCGATCGAACCCATCGTGTCGGACTCGCTGCGGTGTGCCACGGCTTCTGTGTCGTCAGGTTGCGCCATGACACCACCGTAGGCGCGACAATGGCCGCATGACAGAGCGATGGATGGCTTCATGATGTGGACAGCGCGATGACTCAGCCGCATGCGATCGAGACCTGGCTCACCGACATGGACGGCGTCCTCGTGCACGAGGAGCACGCGATCCCCGGGGCAGCCGACTTCATCAACGCCTTGAAAGCGGCCCAACTGCCTTTTCTTGTGCTCACCAACAACTCGATCTTCACCGCACGGGACTTGCGTGCCCGCCTCTTGGCGAGCGGCATCGATGTCCCCGAGGAGTCGATCTGGACCTCGGCCATGGCGACGGCGCAGTTCCTTGCCGACCAGCGACCGGGAGGCACGGCATACGTCGTCGGCGAAGCCGGTCTCACCACGGCGCTGCACGACGTCGGCTACATCCTCACGAGCCGCACCCCCGACTACGTCGTCCTCGGCGAGACGCGAACCTATTCGTTCGAGCAGATCACGCAGGCCATCCGGCTCATCGAGAAGGGCGCGCGTTTCATCGCCACCAACCCCGACGTGAGCGGGCCGTCGCCGGAAGGCATCCTTCCTGCCACGGGCTCAGTCGCAGCGCTCATCTCGACCGCGACCGGCCGCCAGCCCTACTACGTGGGCAAGCCCAACCCGCTCATGATGCGCAGCGCCCTCAACCGGCTCGACGCCCACTCGGAGACCACCGTGATGATCGGTGACCGGATGGACACCGACATGGTCTCAGGGCTCGAAGCCGGGCTGCGAACAGTGCTTGTGCTCACCGGCTCCACGCGTCCAGATCAGGTCGAACTGTTTCCCTATCGACCCACTGCTGTGATGGACTCCATCGCCGACCTTGTCCCGATCGTCCAGTCCGGAGGACCCATCGCATGACCTCGCAGGCGCCAGATCCGAAGCCCTCGACCGCGATCCCGCCGAAACAGGTTGGCCTGCCAGATCTCACGGGGATGCCGTCCGGCTGGGTCACGCGCGTCCCGGATCGTGAGGACGTTGACGCACTGGTCGTCCTGTCGGAGTCGCACCAGCGGATGGCCAAGGGTTCAGGCTCCGTCGACACCGACGTGGTCGAGAGCAACGTCGCGGGCAAAGGATCGTGGACCCGGCACCAGGCGTTGGTGGCGGCCGCCGATGGGACGGTGCTCGGTTGGGCCACCAACCATGACCGTGCGGGCGGCCGCACCCTCGTGGAGGTCACGGTGGCCGTCGAGGGCATCGAGGACGCCGATGCCGACGCCCTGTCCGGTGCCCTCTTCACGTGGGCCGAGGAGGCCGGCCGCGTCATCGCCGCCGGCCGAGACCTGCCCGGCACCCAGCTCGACTCCGGGGCCTATGCCGACGACGCGCGCCAGCGCCGGTGGCTGTCGAACGCGGGCTATCGCCAGACCCGCACCTGGCTGCAGATGTCCCGGCCGGTCCATCCCGAGGAGGCCGAGGACGGCGTGCTCCCCGCAGCCCGCGAGGGTGTGACCATCCGACAGGTCGCCAAGCACGACACTGGCCTCCCCGTCGCGGCGGATCTGCAGACCGTGCACCGCATGCTCGAGGAGTCGTTCACCGACCACTTCAACAGCTATCGGGAGTCCTTCCCCGAGTTCCTGTCACGGCTGCGTGAGGACCCGGGCCACCGGTGGGACCACTGGTGGATCGCCGAGGTCGACATCGATGGTGAGACCCACTCCGGCGGTGCCCTCGTTGCGACGGTCGTCCCTCCTGACTCCGCCGATTCCTTCGGGACCTATGTGGACTACATCGGCGTCCATCGCCTCGCGCGGGGTCGTGGTGTCGCAAAAGCGCTGCTGCACACCGTGATTCGTGATGCGGCCGAGCGCGGCAACAACC contains the following coding sequences:
- a CDS encoding HAD-IIA family hydrolase; this translates as MTQPHAIETWLTDMDGVLVHEEHAIPGAADFINALKAAQLPFLVLTNNSIFTARDLRARLLASGIDVPEESIWTSAMATAQFLADQRPGGTAYVVGEAGLTTALHDVGYILTSRTPDYVVLGETRTYSFEQITQAIRLIEKGARFIATNPDVSGPSPEGILPATGSVAALISTATGRQPYYVGKPNPLMMRSALNRLDAHSETTVMIGDRMDTDMVSGLEAGLRTVLVLTGSTRPDQVELFPYRPTAVMDSIADLVPIVQSGGPIA
- a CDS encoding GNAT family N-acetyltransferase; the protein is MTSQAPDPKPSTAIPPKQVGLPDLTGMPSGWVTRVPDREDVDALVVLSESHQRMAKGSGSVDTDVVESNVAGKGSWTRHQALVAAADGTVLGWATNHDRAGGRTLVEVTVAVEGIEDADADALSGALFTWAEEAGRVIAAGRDLPGTQLDSGAYADDARQRRWLSNAGYRQTRTWLQMSRPVHPEEAEDGVLPAAREGVTIRQVAKHDTGLPVAADLQTVHRMLEESFTDHFNSYRESFPEFLSRLREDPGHRWDHWWIAEVDIDGETHSGGALVATVVPPDSADSFGTYVDYIGVHRLARGRGVAKALLHTVIRDAAERGNNRVGLEVDDDSPTGADGLYVSLGWVTAYKTESWHRDITNDD